In Metopolophium dirhodum isolate CAU chromosome 9, ASM1992520v1, whole genome shotgun sequence, the genomic window TGATGTACTAATCTGGGTTTATGTGAATATCTTCGACAACAATTTGGACATGTAAACTTATATGAAATGGAAAGATTTGATTGTCTTCTGTATTCAGATTGAAGacctaaatattaaacaattgattaaacatttacatatgaaaacaaaactatattgaataataataaaaataataataatagtgcgcTGACCGTGTTCATAAGGCATTGGaaagctaatattataattatgatattatgattaaaaggaagtttacctacataggtatgttgtataaatatatgtctAAATTATATCTATTCAGTCTATATAACGTGCTGGTAATAAAAGATAAGGCACCTATTAAAAAGGCAGGagtaaaatgataattaatataatatatatgaaccACTTTAATATAAgggataaaaatatagtaataattaggattataataatcaattgtaactaaaatgttatcaatttcATAAATCAGAATCTGATACTCAATATACtcttacctacttataatattgtgtaccttTAAACCTATTGTACATTTTACACTGAATAATTGAGAATAATTTCCAATTGATTTTATTCTGTTAAACATCGTACAGTgtctaattattatacagtatattatatacaaaaaaagataatatcTGATGACATTACAATTAACTGTATTCTGTAGGTAACTATAAAGCAACAAAAAGTAaagttataatgatattttccatattttattaaattataaacatatgcAGCAGTTAAATTAACAGGTACCAAACCAAACGCACtaggaaatattaataaaaataaacataaaataatcttatttcacaaataaattagcatttatttacttaaaataatatacattttaaaatgtaaggtGTCAATTAATTGCATAAGCTGTTTTGTGTTTATTAATGTACTTAGGCTTATACAAAATCATCAatcatgtatacaataataatatgatagaatTCATAGTTTAAAGTGGTTCAACAAAACAGTCAATTACATTGTATCACACAAATAACTATGAATGATACCAAGATGACTTTTTAAAGTGCCTTTTTGGCTAAACTTTTTACTGCATAACCAACATGCAAATTGCTTGCGACCACCACATTCATAATTCACATGATTGAAGTAACTACCTTTGGACTTGTAGATTTTGTTACATGATTTATTTGGGCACGTGTAACCGTcagttttttttgatttagtcCCTGAAAAaagatattgaaattaataaaaataagcatttatgtttattttaatattaggtagttataaataaaaagctgatatgataatataaactgaTTCACAATTATGTAtgctgtattaaataaaatgtatataatttatttacatacatctaaatttaaaaataatataattaaaataatagattttattatgcaaggatatattatagtcaatgagacaaattatttaattatttattcttataatattatacatttatattcataactatacatgaaaaataattgCACCTATATTATGGGTATATAAAATTGCAAACATTGACACAGTGTGTTAACAGCAGTGGCCAggcgtaaaaaataatattttatttaaatataataaaccaaattatttgtttatattctaAGTATATAGGCATTATCTCGTTGTCTCCTATAATTTTTTGATACCAATTAAgactaaaataatactaataatttaaaatagatattaaatattatatgataggacaaaaaagattaaaatataatcataataatggacacataattaaattaaactttatccGATAACTTTATGGATTATGGCTAAATGATTTTTCAAAGTGACTTTTTGTGAAAAATTTTTAGAACATATATGACATTTAAATCGTCTTTGTCCTCCACATTCAAATTTTAGATGGTTATTCAAgcttgttttcaatttatatacacGTTTGCATGATACAGTAGGACAGTTATAATATTGGATAGTCcctgaaaaaaaaagaatatattagtatttgcAGTAGGCATGTTATTATATCactttataaataacatactaGTTTCATATTCAAATTAGACTTTAGCAGTCatctatgtatataaatggtttaatgtacaaactatataattataaaagcaCAATGCAGCATGAAAAgtgaaaataagtaataaaatataatacacccaTCTaactatgtttaatataatagttatatgatttactcatttattataaacaaataggtaattaatgattaatttccttattttgattttatcagCTGAAAATCTGAAATCATTAGACAAATTATGTGAATATCCTGTGAATGTAATAATcatgaacacaatattattatattatacaatcaatggtattatttatagtttataaaaagttaacagcataaaaattataattatacaatttagataagtgttaactatttttacatttttatttaataaataaaagtttctAAATACAAAGAttgtttgataatataaaattattttttattcacaatgtataggtaggtaagttgtgttaaataaaatgtacataggACACATAAATCTAAAGGacaaaaccaattttattagaaataattgattttattatgcaAAGTGCAAACATAACATAAGtttttatcatattgtataatacttatattatgaggTTTACTCAATTTTAGTCAAGAtgccaaattattaaattatttattcttataatattaaacatttatattcacAGCTATACACAGAAATAgaattttacctatattatctgaacatacaattatacataatatttacctactcagtataacttataactaaggCCAAAAATTATATGCcctaaaaaactataaaatatgtatgcagTTATAccctaaaaattatcaaaatatgccCTTAAAATAtgctctgaaaaaaaaaattttattgtaaaaaatgattaaatgattattttttttatgtattataccatTCATtgccaatgaataatgatttacacaaatgtgtggtattaaaaaaattaaaaaattaaaattaaagtaataattaattaataataagttaaacaaAAACATGAGTGACTATTGATGTGACTACGACTAGTGTTAGAAGTTTTCACTTTTACCTCTTTTCATAAATGAGTTGAAATACCCATAATAAGGTATTTGAgtgaaacaaattaatattttgtgattcCCGAGTTTTCAATATCTTAAACATGCtccaaaaatatactaaaagctaaaatatgccctaaaaatgcaaaaataccataatatgcaaaaatatgcaaaataaaatgttgtatacagcATCATTaggttataaaacaaattttggtaTAAACTAGCTATTTTTTGaccaaccaaaaaaatatacaaatgcatAAAAGTATTGGCCCTACTTATAACAGTCAATATAatgcttaaaaatgtataatagatattagatacctattatagtttatacttaaagatttaaatataataatacaaatctttttttttctggcatgatatttacctatttaattaaacgTAATTAACTTATGAATTATAGCTAAATGAGATTTTAAAGTGCATTTTCGTGAAAAAGTTTTACAACATAAATGACATTGGAATTGTCTTTTTCCTCCACATTCATATTTTAGATGTTTGTTTAAGCTGctctttaatttatatacacggtTGCATGCTATGGCAggacaaacataatattgattcgttcctgaaaaaaaaaaagaattatattaatacttgtataatatttaaactttatcactttataaattgatattttatttggttttatatataaattttattttatctatgtatataaacCGGATGTATTCAAACTTTTTCATCTTATGGCTGCTTTgggtattcataatattttgatagctcccaaattattaatgttaaaaaaaaatattgaaatttcatgtacaataataataatatgaccaaagtactaaaaataaaactttaaattaccATTTAATTAACTAACTACGTGTGTTTTGTTATAGTTTCCATAATTCCTATagtaattataacttaatattacattCATTTTAGTTTCCAGTTCTTTGACTCGGTTCCCTTTACCAAATTCAGTGACACAGTTTCAATACCTCTGATATAaactgttaaattatataagcacAATACAGCATAgtgaaaataagaaataatatataatatattatataactatagtaATTATGTAACCCTAACCTCACCTTCAGTTTTAAGTACAAGTAAAGAATATacaaagtgggtaagtggattttgtcctgctgtacagtaggttacaagtgggccactgtataatggatggtattaaattttaattcaatgattcatttattatattttatttttatttattgtatacgaataaacgattcagagcggagacggtttgttagcctggatatttatattgttattacttgttattaatacggtagccggtaagttgaattaataatataaaattacaacaaaataactaaaatcgttattcttggttatttaatatgtaattttatcgtCGAACATAAAATAAGAaaccgtttttatatttttttagatttcttggttacagaataacctacttatgtggaaccttgttttaaattttcaatccttcgCTATAAAAGTGACATAGctgtacattttatacatttttaactacaaaattaaatttaacaaatgttgttgaaatcaaacattaaatttaaaaaaaatttgtgcttatgtaatttttatatttattaacttataatgtaataatatatcaggagccttgaattaaattttcgcGCTTTTTGACccggaaaataaaattttattgacatttatagaaaaattaattttataatgtccgtaaacacctcaaactagtcaaaatattttgaaaattttaacaaGTAtagaagcatttttactgtctcaaaaggtgatgacacacaaaaaaaaaaccacataaatcattctaaaatcaatacactcatcactccactcagaatctaaaatgataatttattaatttacaaactacttttacattttatttaacaaataaaattattaagtgtTGAAACTAgtagatatgtataatttataattaataaataagtatttgatTTAGATTAATATCatagataaattttaaacataaaatattaatagaatatataatgaGGGTTGATTAAATACATATACGTCATATTgggataatatattaactacttGAACAATTTATGCTGTACATTACAACTTACAGTACACATACTGAGTACTGATAAATATATCTGAGATACacaataaaaccaaattaaCAAAAGCACAAATTgcttttataatagttatggtgaattgaaatttgtaaccactttgattaaaatcaaatacttttttaatacttaGCAAACAGATTTCttcttaatacctatatttaaaataacaataagaaTGTCatgtatggtaataataatatagtctacttgtaaaacaatatgttttatcaattagcactaaattatatttattaattttaattaagtattgaatatttatatagcataatataaaataaataataatttctaacctAAAACTATAATCCATTTTTAATAGCAAATTagacattttcatttaaaatagtcATAcagtataattcataataaataggtttataaccagattaatgtataaaatacaagtaacttattttcttttatttatttagaaaaacaattatttacaatatgtaaTCTGTATATAGAAAACACAATATACATTCAATTTACAAGGCTTCATAGCTTGAATAAAGGCGTCCACTAACATTACTTCAACCCTtatcaacttaaaaataaagCACAAATTAcagtattaacatattattacatacacaaATCAGTAACTGGATTATCAGCTGATTTGTGATTAATTAAATAGTAGATAccttctgaaaatattattgttttaatattattcaattgtttttggacgttgtacaataaaattattcttgaTGATTAGGTGGGGCTTTTGTACGttaaattttgtagttaaatcagataaaaattgtattattct contains:
- the LOC132952474 gene encoding gastrula zinc finger protein XlCGF49.1-like encodes the protein MGTKSKKTDGYTCPNKSCNKIYKSKGSYFNHVNYECGGRKQFACWLCSKKFSQKGTLKSHLGLQSEYRRQSNLSISYKFTCPNCCRRYSHKPRLVHHLKHECGYKRFIYSDTKQLRFICPNNCGKSYRIKRSVGRHLKFKCGVEPMFECRICYKKFALKESLKKHVIQKHDQHYL